One window from the genome of Pedobacter schmidteae encodes:
- a CDS encoding TonB-dependent receptor, giving the protein MKIIVIIMTTFLIQVSAAGYAQRISLNQTNASLEQVIKSIRKQSGYDFVYTTPQLKSAKPITIRVSNRTLKEVLDECFAGQPLSYTIEEKTIVVSTKATPSIPQMFAANQVVLLKGRVTDTLGKPLPGVSVMILENRRATITNAEGYYTIPVFGKSTIRFSMIGFETLQQAVTDPQKEINVVLKVLNLDLQETVIVGYGQVKKQNLTTSVASINADQITQIPVSNLSQVLVGRVPGVLARAGSAMPGADDATLLIRTTSSSQRPLIVIDGVPRLNGSSSDQVGMGEIDPNEVESISVLKDNAAGAVYGARAANGVILITTKRGKLGKPQFGYTGNFTWTSPGKRATTLDGYHYGILQNEMAINNGLAIPYTDAVLDTIKRQLSPYKYANTDWLGLLIGKPELVQNHSLNVRGGTEAVKYFISGTYTDQQGMFAGNSYQRYTLQNNFDITLSKQFKSQLGFSYRGGKQNMRGTGVFSSILSTSPLTPAYMPNGSFGALSAGTNPLAAISEKAGYMYTNDNYVTGNVKLIWEPVYLKGLSAYMSINVDKNFTRSKTYTVPVPQYRIDPTSPTGYIMAAGAGKPSLTDANRDANIYTADLGVNYKNRFGLHGIEVLALYTRSEGSNNSNSDTRLNLVAPGLDIINLGSTLGEVTSGTRAISARAGYVGRLNYDFDNRLFLESSFRFDGSTFFAPGNRWGFFPGASAGWMISRENFFSPLTNIVNSLKIRASVGLTGDDAIGANSYYYTYRVANTGANAAALGSMGYIFGNTYSPSFYLANSTLPNEQITWAKNRQENLGIDATLLNRRLEFRFDIYQKNRYDILMSKDAVLPGTFGIGAPIQNFAKLRDRGFEVELNSLHQLAGDWELSLNANLTYVRTTVVDYGTKSLPDYLRQEGRSTNSFVAYHSLGLFQNAAEIAAWPVDQDGLKNATIKPGDVKFEDRNGDGKLTVDDQIWLDNMGFPPVNFGFGFNLKHKGIMLSTFFNGALGGYLRYATTPTWQYIYDNSWRPGNENAIYPRLANSTNNSRTSDATLVKDDFLRLRDVRLTYELPKKWINALKVKQVRVYAQASNLFTWTSIEGGIDPETPNLGVGQAVSPNFYATQKNVGFGINVNF; this is encoded by the coding sequence ATGAAAATAATTGTCATCATCATGACTACTTTCCTTATTCAGGTAAGTGCAGCGGGATATGCACAGCGGATTAGTCTTAACCAGACCAATGCATCGCTGGAGCAAGTGATTAAATCGATCAGGAAACAAAGTGGTTATGACTTTGTATATACTACCCCGCAATTGAAGTCGGCCAAGCCTATTACCATCAGGGTGAGCAACCGAACGCTAAAAGAAGTACTGGACGAATGTTTTGCCGGGCAGCCTTTAAGCTATACCATTGAGGAAAAAACTATCGTGGTATCTACTAAAGCTACGCCATCTATCCCTCAAATGTTTGCAGCCAACCAGGTGGTACTGTTGAAAGGAAGGGTAACCGATACCCTGGGCAAACCCTTGCCTGGTGTTTCGGTTATGATACTGGAAAACCGCAGGGCAACCATTACTAATGCCGAAGGATATTATACCATTCCGGTATTTGGAAAATCGACCATTCGCTTTAGCATGATTGGTTTTGAAACCCTGCAACAGGCAGTTACAGATCCGCAAAAGGAAATTAATGTGGTGTTGAAGGTTTTAAACCTGGACTTGCAGGAAACCGTTATTGTGGGGTACGGGCAGGTAAAAAAACAAAACCTGACTACTTCTGTAGCTTCAATTAATGCCGATCAGATTACGCAGATCCCGGTATCAAATCTCTCTCAGGTTTTGGTAGGCCGTGTTCCCGGAGTTCTGGCGCGTGCCGGATCAGCGATGCCTGGTGCTGATGACGCAACGCTATTGATTAGAACTACAAGTAGCTCACAAAGACCTTTGATCGTAATTGATGGCGTGCCAAGATTAAATGGCAGTAGCTCAGACCAGGTTGGTATGGGTGAAATCGATCCTAACGAAGTTGAGAGCATCTCCGTTCTAAAAGACAATGCTGCGGGTGCTGTGTACGGTGCAAGGGCCGCAAATGGGGTAATTCTCATTACTACGAAACGTGGAAAACTCGGAAAGCCTCAGTTTGGTTATACAGGCAACTTTACCTGGACCAGCCCCGGAAAAAGAGCGACAACTTTAGATGGTTATCATTATGGAATACTGCAAAATGAAATGGCAATTAACAATGGTTTAGCTATTCCATATACAGACGCTGTATTAGATACGATCAAAAGACAGCTGTCGCCGTACAAGTATGCAAATACCGATTGGTTGGGTCTGCTTATCGGCAAGCCGGAACTTGTTCAAAATCACAGCTTAAATGTAAGGGGTGGTACGGAAGCTGTAAAATATTTTATCTCCGGAACTTATACCGATCAACAGGGAATGTTCGCCGGCAACAGTTATCAGCGTTATACTTTGCAAAACAATTTTGACATTACCTTAAGCAAGCAGTTCAAATCACAATTGGGCTTTAGTTATCGTGGGGGAAAACAAAATATGCGCGGAACAGGAGTGTTCAGTTCCATTTTAAGTACATCACCTTTAACACCCGCCTATATGCCAAATGGAAGTTTTGGTGCACTGTCGGCAGGTACAAATCCATTGGCGGCAATATCAGAAAAAGCGGGATACATGTACACTAACGATAACTACGTTACCGGGAATGTAAAGTTGATCTGGGAGCCTGTTTATTTAAAAGGATTGTCAGCTTATATGAGTATTAATGTAGATAAAAATTTTACAAGAAGTAAGACATACACTGTACCTGTGCCACAGTACAGGATAGATCCAACATCTCCTACTGGTTATATCATGGCTGCAGGAGCAGGAAAGCCCTCACTAACAGATGCCAACAGAGATGCCAATATCTATACTGCGGATCTTGGTGTAAACTATAAAAACAGATTTGGCCTGCATGGAATTGAAGTATTGGCATTATATACCAGAAGTGAAGGCAGTAATAATTCGAATAGTGATACGCGTTTAAACCTGGTTGCACCAGGACTGGACATCATCAACCTGGGCTCAACACTGGGAGAAGTTACCAGTGGTACCCGGGCAATATCGGCCCGGGCCGGATATGTTGGTCGTTTAAATTATGATTTCGATAACAGACTTTTCCTTGAAAGCAGCTTCCGTTTTGATGGCTCTACTTTTTTTGCACCCGGCAACAGATGGGGATTTTTTCCCGGTGCTTCAGCAGGATGGATGATTTCCAGAGAAAATTTCTTTAGTCCTTTAACAAATATTGTAAATTCTTTAAAGATAAGGGCTTCAGTAGGTTTAACAGGAGATGATGCAATTGGTGCCAATAGTTATTATTACACTTATAGAGTAGCCAATACCGGAGCAAATGCAGCAGCGCTGGGAAGCATGGGGTATATTTTTGGTAATACCTATTCGCCAAGCTTTTATCTCGCTAACAGTACTTTGCCGAACGAGCAGATTACCTGGGCAAAAAACAGGCAGGAAAACCTGGGTATTGATGCTACTTTATTGAACAGAAGGCTGGAATTCAGATTCGATATCTACCAAAAAAACAGGTACGATATTCTCATGTCTAAAGATGCAGTACTTCCCGGTACTTTTGGAATTGGTGCACCTATTCAGAATTTCGCGAAATTACGCGACAGAGGTTTTGAAGTTGAGCTAAACAGTCTGCATCAACTAGCTGGCGACTGGGAGCTTTCATTAAATGCAAATCTGACCTATGTTCGTACTACCGTAGTAGATTACGGCACCAAATCACTTCCCGATTATTTACGTCAGGAAGGACGTTCAACAAACTCTTTTGTTGCTTATCATTCTTTGGGCCTTTTTCAGAATGCAGCAGAAATTGCAGCATGGCCTGTCGACCAGGACGGCTTGAAAAATGCCACCATAAAGCCCGGAGATGTTAAATTTGAAGACAGAAATGGCGATGGTAAATTAACTGTTGATGATCAGATATGGTTGGATAATATGGGTTTCCCTCCGGTGAATTTTGGTTTTGGTTTTAACCTGAAACATAAAGGAATCATGCTGAGCACGTTCTTTAACGGCGCATTGGGTGGATACCTTAGATACGCCACAACTCCTACATGGCAATACATATATGATAACTCATGGAGACCAGGTAATGAGAACGCCATTTATCCTCGTCTGGCAAATTCTACAAATAACAGCCGGACATCAGATGCAACTTTAGTTAAGGACGATTTTTTGAGATTACGCGATGTACGCTTAACTTATGAATTACCAAAAAAATGGATCAATGCTTTAAAAGTTAAGCAGGTAAGGGTTTATGCGCAGGCATCCAATTTATTTACCTGGACTTCTATTGAAGGTGGAATCGATCCGGAAACGCCAAACCTTGGTGTAGGCCAGGCTGTCAGCCCTAACTTCTACGCTACTCAAAAGAATGTTGGATTTGGTATAAATGTTAATTTCTAA
- a CDS encoding RagB/SusD family nutrient uptake outer membrane protein, producing MKKMKLFTNKYIMMGLATVLLLTASCKKVLEITPTDQVNDPLMWSNQDMVLTYTGNFYAQLYSGFSGPHPNSSIFTGNLLSDLTDDGEANSTVYNTYWNGAYDSSNSPLNAMWSATSFGRWMYIRRANEFLAKIDAVPGDQNLNKRMKAEIRFLRAYYYFDLMNWFGPLPIITTAQNELDESAFVAKATKDEFNDFLVKELTAAAADLPVAYASSEWGRITKGAALSMQARIQLYAGRWADAAATAKTVMELKTYALQTSYSSVFANNNKTNNEVILAVQFNGDKAQRSHLFDTYNQPPAFGGRGGTLPTQNLVDDYEMQVTGLPITNPLSGYDPQQPYVGRDPRFAATVLYDGSTFRGRALQLYNGGIDLTVSGGIIAGWVTNTGYYLRKFTDESINLADANVASSQNWILFRYAEVLLNYAEAQNEAIGPDNTVYDAVNQVRKRAGMPNLPIGLSQTDMRTAIRHERRIELAFEDARYWDVKRWKLAVNLFSTATNPIKKMEIVRNATTGVKTYTVKNLTKVRIFQEKHYLFPFPITEINKPGNKIEQNLGW from the coding sequence ATGAAAAAAATGAAATTGTTTACAAACAAATATATAATGATGGGATTGGCAACAGTATTGTTGTTGACTGCCTCCTGTAAAAAAGTTTTGGAAATTACGCCAACTGATCAGGTAAACGATCCGCTGATGTGGAGTAACCAGGATATGGTATTAACCTATACCGGCAATTTTTATGCACAGCTGTATTCCGGTTTTTCGGGGCCACACCCCAACTCATCAATTTTTACCGGTAACCTGCTTTCAGACCTTACTGATGATGGAGAAGCAAACAGCACAGTTTATAATACCTATTGGAACGGTGCTTACGATTCAAGTAACTCTCCATTAAATGCGATGTGGTCTGCCACAAGTTTTGGCCGATGGATGTATATCCGCAGGGCAAATGAGTTTCTGGCTAAAATTGACGCCGTCCCCGGAGATCAGAACCTGAACAAAAGAATGAAAGCCGAAATCAGATTTTTAAGGGCTTACTATTATTTTGACCTGATGAATTGGTTTGGTCCGTTGCCTATTATTACAACTGCTCAGAATGAACTGGATGAGTCGGCATTTGTAGCTAAGGCAACTAAGGATGAATTTAATGATTTCCTGGTAAAGGAACTTACTGCAGCTGCGGCAGATTTGCCTGTTGCCTATGCCTCCAGTGAATGGGGAAGAATTACAAAAGGAGCGGCCTTATCGATGCAAGCCCGTATACAGTTGTATGCTGGCAGGTGGGCTGATGCTGCTGCCACGGCCAAAACCGTGATGGAGCTTAAAACCTATGCCTTACAAACTTCTTATAGTAGTGTGTTTGCCAACAACAATAAAACAAATAACGAGGTTATTCTTGCTGTGCAGTTTAATGGCGATAAAGCGCAGCGTTCACACTTATTTGATACCTATAATCAGCCACCGGCATTTGGTGGAAGGGGCGGTACTTTGCCTACACAAAACCTGGTTGATGATTATGAAATGCAGGTTACAGGTTTGCCGATTACAAATCCTTTATCTGGATACGATCCACAACAACCTTATGTGGGCCGTGATCCAAGATTTGCCGCTACGGTATTGTATGATGGCTCAACTTTTCGTGGTAGGGCATTGCAATTGTACAATGGTGGTATCGACCTGACTGTTTCGGGAGGTATTATTGCCGGATGGGTTACCAATACAGGTTATTACCTGCGCAAATTTACAGACGAGAGCATTAATCTGGCCGACGCTAATGTGGCCAGCAGCCAGAATTGGATTTTGTTTAGATATGCTGAGGTATTGTTAAATTATGCAGAAGCACAGAACGAGGCTATAGGACCCGATAATACTGTATATGACGCGGTAAATCAAGTTAGAAAGCGTGCGGGGATGCCGAACTTACCTATTGGGTTATCGCAAACTGATATGCGCACAGCCATTCGTCACGAACGCCGCATTGAACTGGCTTTTGAAGATGCCCGCTATTGGGACGTTAAACGTTGGAAGCTGGCTGTAAACTTGTTTTCGACTGCAACCAACCCCATCAAAAAAATGGAGATTGTAAGGAATGCAACAACCGGAGTGAAAACCTATACCGTTAAAAACCTGACTAAAGTGAGGATATTCCAGGAAAAGCATTACTTATTCCCATTCCCGATAACAGAGATAAATAAACCAGGTAATAAAATAGAACAAAACCTGGGTTGGTAA